In a genomic window of Labilithrix sp.:
- a CDS encoding AAA family ATPase, which translates to MLVALLARGHALLVGVPGLAKTLLVASLAEALDLSFGRVQFTPDLLPADITGTDVLQEDEDDQGKLHRRVRFLAGPIFHNLILADEINRTPPKTQAALLQAMQERRVTVGTRTHALPDPFQVFATRNPIEQEGTYPLPEAQLDRFLLEIHVDYPSENEEREIARRTTSSDIGTVPRVLEADDVRALQALVPRIPVTDAAVQLAVSLGRATRPRDRGDAASVPREVAEYVRFGAGPRGSQALVLAAKARAALRGEAAADVEDVRALVVPVLRHRLVMSYRAEAEGVRDTDVLQKVVASVS; encoded by the coding sequence ATGCTCGTCGCGCTCCTCGCGCGCGGCCACGCGCTGCTCGTCGGCGTCCCCGGCCTCGCGAAGACCTTGCTCGTCGCGTCGCTCGCCGAGGCGCTCGATCTGTCGTTCGGCCGCGTCCAGTTCACGCCCGACCTCCTCCCCGCCGACATCACCGGCACCGACGTCCTGCAGGAAGACGAGGACGATCAGGGCAAGCTGCACCGCCGCGTGCGCTTCCTCGCCGGTCCGATCTTCCACAACCTGATCCTCGCCGACGAGATCAACCGCACCCCGCCGAAGACGCAGGCCGCGCTGCTGCAAGCGATGCAGGAGCGGCGCGTGACGGTCGGCACGCGCACCCACGCGCTGCCCGATCCGTTCCAGGTCTTCGCGACGCGGAACCCGATCGAGCAGGAAGGCACGTATCCGCTCCCCGAGGCGCAGCTCGATCGCTTCCTCCTCGAGATCCACGTCGACTACCCGTCCGAGAACGAAGAGCGCGAGATCGCGCGGCGCACGACGAGCTCGGACATCGGCACCGTGCCGCGCGTCCTCGAGGCGGACGACGTCCGCGCGCTCCAGGCGCTCGTGCCGCGCATCCCCGTGACCGACGCGGCGGTGCAGCTCGCGGTGTCGCTCGGACGCGCGACGCGCCCGCGCGATCGCGGCGACGCCGCCTCCGTCCCGCGCGAGGTCGCGGAGTACGTGCGCTTCGGCGCCGGCCCGCGCGGCTCGCAAGCGCTCGTCCTCGCGGCGAAGGCCCGCGCCGCCCTCCGCGGCGAGGCCGCCGCCGACGTCGAGGACGTCCGCGCGCTCGTCGTCCCCGTCCTCCGCCACCGCCTCGTCATGAGCTACCGCGCCGAGGCCGAGGGCGTGCGCGACACCGACGTGCTGCAGAAGGTCGTCGCGTCGGTCAGCTAA
- a CDS encoding flippase-like domain-containing protein, producing the protein MQGFVRKVLIAMLLGVAVYGGFAVYRGLDKMGEALSHFDASAFVLACGLAFANYVIRYFKWEFYLARLDIRGVKKVDSFFTFLSGFVLTVTPGKVGEVFKSLILFETYGVAMTRTAPIVVAERATDVVGIVLLIIFGATVGFSGGLLWAGIGASLVLVLLLVVGNRRLSLAIIGLIGKLPGRFGKMAPKLEAAYESLATMLAPRNLFVPSLLSAVAWMMECLALWVILRGFGQSTSVALSTFFYATSTLIGAIVPVPGGLGVTESALLGQMTELGHVEANTATSAMILVRFATLWFAVVVGFVALTLMKRRFPKLLADDKKTAIEAGVAEAASAAPLDAER; encoded by the coding sequence GTGCAGGGGTTCGTAAGGAAGGTCCTCATCGCGATGCTGCTGGGCGTCGCGGTCTACGGCGGGTTCGCGGTGTATCGCGGGCTCGACAAGATGGGCGAGGCGCTGAGCCACTTCGACGCGAGCGCGTTCGTGCTCGCGTGCGGGCTCGCGTTCGCGAACTACGTCATCCGCTACTTCAAGTGGGAGTTCTACCTCGCGCGCCTCGACATCCGCGGAGTGAAGAAGGTGGACAGCTTCTTCACGTTCCTCTCCGGCTTCGTCCTCACGGTGACGCCGGGCAAGGTCGGCGAGGTCTTCAAGTCGCTCATCCTCTTCGAGACGTACGGGGTCGCGATGACGCGGACCGCGCCGATCGTCGTCGCCGAGCGCGCGACCGACGTCGTCGGGATCGTGCTCCTCATCATCTTCGGCGCGACGGTCGGCTTCTCGGGCGGCCTGCTCTGGGCCGGCATCGGCGCGTCGCTCGTGCTCGTGCTGCTGCTCGTGGTCGGCAACCGCCGCCTCTCGCTCGCGATCATCGGCCTGATCGGCAAGCTGCCCGGTCGTTTCGGCAAGATGGCCCCGAAGCTCGAGGCCGCGTACGAGAGCCTCGCGACGATGCTCGCGCCGCGGAACCTCTTCGTCCCTTCCCTCCTCAGCGCGGTGGCGTGGATGATGGAGTGCCTCGCGCTCTGGGTCATCCTGCGCGGCTTCGGCCAGAGCACGAGCGTCGCGCTCTCGACCTTCTTCTACGCGACGAGCACGCTCATCGGCGCGATCGTCCCGGTCCCGGGCGGCCTCGGCGTGACGGAGAGCGCCCTCCTCGGGCAGATGACGGAGCTCGGCCACGTCGAAGCGAACACGGCGACGTCGGCGATGATCCTCGTGCGGTTCGCGACGCTCTGGTTCGCGGTCGTCGTCGGCTTCGTCGCGCTGACGCTGATGAAGCGCCGCTTCCCGAAGCTCCTCGCCGACGACAAGAAGACGGCGATCGAGGCCGGCGTGGCGGAGGCAGCCTCGGCGGCGCCGCTCGACGCCGAGCGCTAG
- a CDS encoding SH3 domain-containing protein: MRLGLFLLVCAALGACAVAPEDEAGVSDAALGACSKAQATSALNLRATPGPLGSLIKTMPAGTAVDVLEIVEAGEAQGWARVRAGADEGWAKATYLECAEERPVLHAVHVDADVAIDGAVEPAWGAAPPATFDTDWSGKTTATKTTVRALWSEHALYMLFVLEGAGFHVDRSRPISVERDKLYEEDCVEVFLAPDPAQRKKYYEIELGPYGHWFDLAIDRDRGTSDVRWSSGAQIATHPVPEAKVAIIEVALRSPDVVRALKRGASLPMNMFRMEGKSPRQYLAWSPTKTPRPNFHVPEAFGTLVLE; this comes from the coding sequence ATGCGGCTGGGTCTCTTCCTCCTCGTTTGCGCGGCGCTCGGCGCGTGTGCGGTCGCGCCTGAGGACGAGGCGGGCGTGAGCGACGCCGCCCTCGGTGCCTGCTCGAAGGCGCAGGCGACGAGCGCCTTGAACCTGCGTGCGACGCCGGGGCCGCTCGGCTCGTTGATCAAGACGATGCCGGCGGGGACGGCGGTCGACGTCCTCGAGATCGTCGAAGCGGGCGAGGCGCAGGGTTGGGCGCGCGTCCGTGCGGGCGCGGACGAGGGCTGGGCGAAGGCGACGTACCTCGAGTGCGCGGAGGAGCGGCCGGTGCTCCACGCCGTGCACGTCGACGCCGACGTCGCGATCGACGGCGCGGTCGAGCCGGCCTGGGGCGCCGCGCCGCCGGCGACCTTCGACACCGACTGGTCGGGCAAGACGACGGCGACGAAGACGACCGTACGCGCGCTCTGGTCGGAGCATGCACTCTACATGCTGTTCGTGCTCGAGGGCGCGGGCTTCCACGTGGACAGGTCGCGCCCGATCTCGGTCGAGCGCGACAAGCTCTACGAGGAGGACTGCGTCGAGGTCTTCCTCGCGCCCGATCCGGCGCAGCGGAAGAAGTACTACGAGATCGAGCTCGGGCCGTACGGGCACTGGTTCGATCTCGCGATCGATCGCGACCGCGGCACGAGCGACGTCCGCTGGTCGAGCGGCGCGCAGATCGCGACCCACCCCGTCCCCGAGGCGAAGGTCGCGATCATCGAGGTCGCGCTCCGCAGCCCCGACGTCGTGCGCGCGCTGAAGCGCGGCGCCTCCCTTCCGATGAACATGTTCCGGATGGAGGGGAAGAGCCCGCGCCAGTACCTCGCCTGGAGCCCGACGAAGACGCCGCGACCGAACTTCCACGTGCCCGAGGCCTTCGGCACGTTGGTCCTCGAGTAG
- a CDS encoding MOSC domain-containing protein, with amino-acid sequence MSTPRVAALYIYPLKGARAIALERSDVLRGGLRHDRRFMALDAGGKFVTQREHPKMALVTTAIEGGELVLSLPSGTRAAVPLDAAGPRRTVKVWDDEVVAVDVGGAGAALLSDHLGQRCALVRMPPETIRQVDRDYAREGDRVGFADGYPVLVASLASLADLNARLATPVGIDRFRANVIVDGAEAWAEEGARVRIGDLALRTPKRCSRCQVITIDQTTAATSKEPLRTLATFRKEGNKVNFAMNAIPDAEGSIAIGDPVVFDSFDPLR; translated from the coding sequence GTGTCCACACCTCGAGTAGCTGCGCTCTACATCTATCCGCTGAAGGGCGCGCGCGCGATCGCGCTCGAGCGATCCGACGTCCTCCGCGGCGGGCTCCGTCACGATCGACGCTTCATGGCGCTCGACGCCGGCGGCAAGTTCGTCACGCAGCGCGAGCATCCGAAGATGGCGCTCGTGACGACCGCTATCGAGGGAGGTGAGCTCGTGCTCTCGCTCCCGTCGGGCACGCGCGCCGCCGTCCCGCTCGACGCCGCGGGGCCGCGCCGCACGGTGAAGGTCTGGGACGACGAGGTCGTCGCCGTCGACGTCGGCGGCGCGGGCGCGGCGCTCCTCTCCGATCACCTCGGGCAGCGCTGCGCGCTCGTGCGGATGCCGCCGGAGACGATCCGACAGGTCGATCGCGACTACGCCCGCGAAGGCGATCGCGTCGGCTTCGCGGACGGCTACCCCGTGCTCGTCGCGTCCCTCGCCTCGCTCGCGGACTTGAACGCGCGGCTCGCGACGCCGGTCGGGATCGATCGCTTCCGCGCGAACGTGATCGTCGACGGCGCGGAGGCGTGGGCGGAAGAAGGCGCCCGCGTGCGCATCGGCGACCTCGCGCTCCGCACGCCGAAGCGCTGCTCCCGCTGCCAGGTCATCACGATCGACCAGACCACCGCGGCGACGAGCAAGGAGCCGCTCCGAACGCTCGCGACGTTCCGGAAGGAGGGCAACAAGGTGAACTTCGCGATGAACGCGATCCCCGACGCGGAGGGATCGATCGCGATCGGCGACCCGGTCGTCTTCGATTCGTTCGACCCGCTTCGTTAG